Within Micromonospora parathelypteridis, the genomic segment CACCGTAACGGCCGGTGGGGCCGCACCCCACCGGCCGTCGGGTCGAACAGCTACCGTGCCGTCCCCGGCGGGAGCGCGCCGTACGTCTCGTCGTAGTAGCCGCCCAACTGATCCCGGTAGCTCGGATCGCTGTGGCTGCTCTCGTCGTACTCCGGGGCGGCCTTGATCTGGTCCCGGGTGCGGTCGATGGAGACAACGCGTTGGTCGTGGTCGACCTGGTTGACGGTGCCGGCCGGCAGCAGCACCTTCTTGCCGAAGATCCAGGTGCCGGTGTCCACCACCAGGTAGCTCCCGTCCACCTCGTGGCTGGCGCTGTCGATCTTGCCAATTCCACCGTCGGTCGCCTCGACCTTGTAGCCGACCAGGTCAGCATCGGCGACCCCAGCCTGGTCCCGGTAGCGCCAGGGGTCGAACGTGCCGGCCGGCGCGCCGCCGGGCACGGCGCCCTGGTCACCGCCACGCAGCGGGTCCGGCCCGGCGTGGGTGGCGTGCGGATCGATCCTGTCCATGCCGTTCACTCCTGACTGTCGCCGATCGTCTCGGCGTAGGTGGGTGCGTCCCCGCAGGAGCTACCCGGCCGTCGGGGGCCGGAAACGGCGAGAGGCTGGAGCCGCGGTGCGGCGAGAGGCCGCGATACGGCGACGGGCCGATGCCGCGAGGTGGCGGCATCGGCCCGTCGGGGCGTACGTGCTCAGGCCAGTGCGGCCTCGGCGTCCAGGGTGACCGCCGCGGCGTGCACCACGGCGGAGATCCGCAGGGCCTCGTGTACCTGCTCGCGGGTGAAGCCGCTGCCGCGCAGCGTCTTCTCGTGCGACTCCAGGCACACCCCACAGCCGGTGATGGCCGACACGGCGAGGCACCAGAGCTCGAAGTCGCCCTTGTCCACACCGGGCCGCGCGATGATCTGCATCCGCAGCCGGGCCGGCATCGAGGCGTACTGCTCGTCGCCGATGAGGTGCTTGGAACGGTAGTAGATGTTGTTCATCGCCATGATCGCCGCGGCGCCCTTGGCCGCCTCGACACCCTCCGGCCCGAGGTGCCCGAGGGCCTCGGCCGCGATCTCCCGCAGCACCAGCGGGTTGCGGGCGGCCACCGCACAGGCCAGCGCGGTGCCCCAGGTCTGCACCGGGGTCAGCGTCGAGGTGCCGACCGTGGAGCCCAGGTTGAGCTTGATGTCCTTGGCGTACTCCGGCAGGGCCGCCTTGATCGCGTCCAGACCCATGGTCAGACCCCGGCGCTGGCGAGGAGCGCGTTGGCGTCGAGGGTCTCGCCGCCCTTGTTCCAGTTGCAGGGGCACAGCTCGTCGGTCTGCAGGGCGTCGAGCACCCGCAGCACCTCGGAGACGTTACGGCCGACCGAGCCGGCGGTGACCATGGCGAACTGGATCTCGTTGTTCGGGTCGACGATGAAGGTGGCCCGCTGGGCCACGCCGTCCTCGCCGAGCACGCCGCAGGCGGCGGAGAGCTCGCGCTTGATGTCGCTGAGCATCGGGAACGGCAGCTCCCGAAGGTCCGGGTGATCCTTGCGCCACGCGTAGTGGACGAACTCGTTGTCCACGGACGCCCCGAGGACCTGTGCATCCCGGTCGGCGAACTCGCCATTGAGTCGACCGAACTCGGCGATCTCCGTCGGGCAGATGAACGTGAAGTCCTTCGGCCAGAAGAAGACCACCCGCCACTTGCCCTCGTGGGACTTGTGGTTGATCGTCTCGAACGCCTTGTTGGCGTCCAGCGATACGCAGGCGGTGAGTTCGTACTCAGGGAAGCGGTCACCGACAGTGAGCACAGGTCCTCCTTGTGAGCGGCACGGTGGCCGTTAACTGGATCCGTTCAAGATGCTTCCGCATCGCTGTTTTCGCCGGTCGGCGGCGTTAGTGCATGTGAAGCCGATCACCGACGGCGGGTTCTGACCGAGGCCCGACGACCGCTGGCTAAGAGCACTCTCCGTTACTGTCCCGCGATGTGGATTGTTCTTCCCAAATTCGAGGGAGGAGTGGCAGAGTGGCGAAGGTGACCAGCACCGTCCTGATTATTGCGACCTAGCGCGCCGGCCCTCCCCTCCGCCGAGCGCGCAGACCTCCCGCATCCGCGGGAGGTCTTTTTGTTGCTCCGAGAAAGGATCCTGATGACGTTCCAGGTCTACGACACGACGTTGCGCGACGGCGCCCAGCGCGAGGGGCTCACCTACTCGGTGGTCGACAAACTGGCGGTGGCCCGGCTGCTCGACGAGTTCGGCGTCGGCTTCATCGAGGGCGGCTGGCCAGGCGCGGTGCCCAAGGACACCGAGTTCTTCCGCCGGGCGCGCACCGAACTGGACCTGCGGCACGCCGTACTGGTCGCGTTCGGCGCCACCCGCAAGGCCGGTGTCGCGGTCGCCGACGACCCGCAGGTGCGCGCCCTGCTGGACGCGCAGACCCCGGCGGTGGCACTGGTCGCCAAGGCCGACACCCGGCACGTCGAGCGCGCGCTGCGCACCACCGGCGCGGAGAACCTGTCGATGATCCACGACACCGTCAGCCATCTCGTCCGTGAGGGCCGACGGGTCTTCGTCGACGGCGAACACTTCTTCGACGGCTACCGGCACGACCCCGCGTACGGCGCGGCCGTGGTGCAGACCGCACTGGCTGCCGGCGCCGAGCGGATGGTGCTCTGCGACACCAACGGCGGCATGCTGCCGTCCCAGGTGACCGCTGCCATCGTCGATCTGACCGACAGGCTGGGAATCGACGCCGGGCTGCTCGGCATGCACGCGCAGAACGACACCTCCTGCGCGGTGGCCAACACGATCGCCGCCGTGGAGGCGGGAGTCCGCCACGTCCAGGGCACCGCCAACGGGTACGGCGAACGTCCGGGTAACGCCGACATCTTCGCGGTCGTCGCCAACCTCCAACTCAAGCTGGGCATGCCGGTCCTACCGGAGGGCTGCCTGGCGCAGATGGTGCGGGTCTCGCACGCCATCGCCGAGATCGCCAACATCGCCCCCGACACCCACCAGGCGTACGCCGGGGCTGCCGCCTTCGCTCACAAGGCGGGGCTGCACGCGAGCGCGATCAAGGTCGACCCGTTGCTCTACAACCACGTGGACCCGTCGGTGGTGGGCAACGACATGCGGATCCTGGTGACCGAGATGGCCGGCCGGGCCAGCGTCGAGCTCAAGAGTCGCGAGCTCGGTCTGGACCTGGCCGGCCGTCCGGAGGCGCTGACCCGGGTCACCAAGCGGGTCAAGGAGTTGGAGGCGGGGGGCTGGTCCTTCGAGGCCGCGGACGCCTCCTTCGAGCTGCTGGTCCGCTCCGAACTGCCGGAGGGTGGCCCGGCCCGACCGTTCACTCTGGAGTCGTACCGGGTGTTGGTCGAGCACCGTGAGGACGGCGCGGTGGTCTCCGAGGCAACCGTCAAGATCCGGGTACGCGGTGAGCGGGTGATCGCCACCGCCGAGGGCAACGGCCCGGTCAACGCCCTCGACGAGGCGCTGCGGGTGGGGCTGGCCCGGCACTACCCACAGCTGCGAACGTTCGAGCTGGCCGACTACAAGGTGCGCATCCTCGAGGGCAGCCACGGCACCGGCGCGGTGACCCGGGTGCTGCTGGAAACGGCCGACGGCACCGGCCGAGACTGGACCACGGTAGGTGTGCACCCCAACGTGGTCGAGGCCAGCTGGCACGCCCTGATCGACGCCCTCACCTACGGCCTGGCCCCCGCCCCCGTCCAACCCCGTCCCTGACCCCACCCCACCCCCACCCTCGCGATCTTGCACTTTGTGTCGTCGATATACGGCTTTTGAGCCTTATGACACGACAGCAAGTGCAAGATCGCGGGGGTGGGGCGGGGTTAGGGGGTTGGGAGGGTCAGGGTTGCTAGGACGGGGCGGTGGTCGCTGCCGGGTAGGGCGAACACCCGCACCGAGCGGACCGCGATGCGCTTGTCGACCAGCACGTGGTCGATGGTCACCGGTGGGATGAGATCACCGTCGTAGGGACCCCAGGTGCCGGTCAAGCCCTCCCCGGCGGCGTCGGCGGCGTCGACGTAACCGCTGCGCAGCAGGGCCCGCAGTGGGCTGTGGTCGAGGGTGGCGTTGAAGTCCCCGGCGAGGATCTGCAGGCCACCGTCCGGGGTGGCCGGTGGTTGGGCGGTCAGGTCGGCACGCCATGGGCCGACCTGGTCCAGCGCGTACGGGGCCGAGGGGTGGGCCGACTCGACGCGAACCGGGGGCGCGCCGGGGACGGTGACTGTCCCGTACGCCTGGGTGAAGCCCCAGCCGTTGAGGTTGCGCCGAAGGCCGACGTCGGTGACCGGCCACCGCGAGTAGAGCCCGGAGCCGGGTGTGCCGATCTCCGGGTTGAGCTGCCGGTGGGGCAGTAGTTGGTCGAGGCCGAGCTGGTCCAGAGCGGCCTGCGCCTCCGGCGTGAACTCCTGCACGGTGAGCACGTCCACCTGGTGCCGCCGGACCAGCTCGACCAGCGTCCCCTCGTCGCCGGCCCCGGCGAGCAGGTTGGCGGTGAGCAGCCGCACCGTCGGCCCGGCCGCCGCGGGCTGCGGTGCGGCCAGTGCCCGGGGGGCGACGACGCCGACCAGTGCCACCGCCGCCAGGGCCGCGACCGCCGCCGGCCACCAGCGCCGCAGGGCGAGCGCGAGAGCCAGGGCCAGCACGCTGAAGCCGGCGACGTACGGCGTGAAGGCGAGCGCCTGCACCAGCGGCCCCCGGTCCAGACCGACCAGGCGGACGGCGGCCCAGAGGGCTGTCGGTACGACCGTCAGCCAGCAGAGCACCGTGCCCAGCCGGGCACCGCGGTGCCGCCCTGGAGCGGGCGTGGGCGTGGGCGGAGCGTCGACGATCATGATGGTGATCCTAGTGGGTGGGCCGAACGCATTTCATGAATGGCAATGCGTTCACATTTCACGATTATCTGACGGCTGATTGACAGCTCGATAAACCGAGATCAACTATTGACGTCCGGCTTTTTACGGTGCTACGTTCCATCTGGCTCAAACGACGCAACTCTGAGTAGTATTGCCAGCTCAGAGGGGATGAAATTGTTGAGGAATCAACCTCACCGGGTGTAGCTAAGTGAGCTTTCCCTCGCCCTGCTGCCGTCGTTTTCCTATTTGCTGGCAGTCATCCGTCCCGCTCTGCGGGTCGGCCGAATTCGCACGGTCACACAAGGGGGACCTGTCATGGAAACATCCTTCCGACGCAAGGCGGCAGCGGTCACGTTCGCTGTCCTGGCGCTCACCCTGGCTGGTGGGGGGATCGCCGTCGCCCAGCCGTCGGCGAAGGCGCCGCAGGAGGCCGTCAAGCCGACGGCCCGTGGCACGAACAGTCAGCCGCCGGTCTCGGCCGAGTCGGCGCGCCTGTCGAAGGCCGCGTTGAAGGCG encodes:
- a CDS encoding PRC-barrel domain-containing protein, giving the protein MDRIDPHATHAGPDPLRGGDQGAVPGGAPAGTFDPWRYRDQAGVADADLVGYKVEATDGGIGKIDSASHEVDGSYLVVDTGTWIFGKKVLLPAGTVNQVDHDQRVVSIDRTRDQIKAAPEYDESSHSDPSYRDQLGGYYDETYGALPPGTAR
- a CDS encoding carboxymuconolactone decarboxylase family protein — protein: MGLDAIKAALPEYAKDIKLNLGSTVGTSTLTPVQTWGTALACAVAARNPLVLREIAAEALGHLGPEGVEAAKGAAAIMAMNNIYYRSKHLIGDEQYASMPARLRMQIIARPGVDKGDFELWCLAVSAITGCGVCLESHEKTLRGSGFTREQVHEALRISAVVHAAAVTLDAEAALA
- a CDS encoding peroxiredoxin, which codes for MLTVGDRFPEYELTACVSLDANKAFETINHKSHEGKWRVVFFWPKDFTFICPTEIAEFGRLNGEFADRDAQVLGASVDNEFVHYAWRKDHPDLRELPFPMLSDIKRELSAACGVLGEDGVAQRATFIVDPNNEIQFAMVTAGSVGRNVSEVLRVLDALQTDELCPCNWNKGGETLDANALLASAGV
- the cimA gene encoding citramalate synthase, with protein sequence MTFQVYDTTLRDGAQREGLTYSVVDKLAVARLLDEFGVGFIEGGWPGAVPKDTEFFRRARTELDLRHAVLVAFGATRKAGVAVADDPQVRALLDAQTPAVALVAKADTRHVERALRTTGAENLSMIHDTVSHLVREGRRVFVDGEHFFDGYRHDPAYGAAVVQTALAAGAERMVLCDTNGGMLPSQVTAAIVDLTDRLGIDAGLLGMHAQNDTSCAVANTIAAVEAGVRHVQGTANGYGERPGNADIFAVVANLQLKLGMPVLPEGCLAQMVRVSHAIAEIANIAPDTHQAYAGAAAFAHKAGLHASAIKVDPLLYNHVDPSVVGNDMRILVTEMAGRASVELKSRELGLDLAGRPEALTRVTKRVKELEAGGWSFEAADASFELLVRSELPEGGPARPFTLESYRVLVEHREDGAVVSEATVKIRVRGERVIATAEGNGPVNALDEALRVGLARHYPQLRTFELADYKVRILEGSHGTGAVTRVLLETADGTGRDWTTVGVHPNVVEASWHALIDALTYGLAPAPVQPRP
- a CDS encoding endonuclease/exonuclease/phosphatase family protein — protein: MLCWLTVVPTALWAAVRLVGLDRGPLVQALAFTPYVAGFSVLALALALALRRWWPAAVAALAAVALVGVVAPRALAAPQPAAAGPTVRLLTANLLAGAGDEGTLVELVRRHQVDVLTVQEFTPEAQAALDQLGLDQLLPHRQLNPEIGTPGSGLYSRWPVTDVGLRRNLNGWGFTQAYGTVTVPGAPPVRVESAHPSAPYALDQVGPWRADLTAQPPATPDGGLQILAGDFNATLDHSPLRALLRSGYVDAADAAGEGLTGTWGPYDGDLIPPVTIDHVLVDKRIAVRSVRVFALPGSDHRPVLATLTLPTP